In Microbacterium sp. zg-Y818, the genomic window CAGCACGAGGTCGTAGTCCGCCTCGATGGTCGCGAGCGCCTCCTCGAGCTTCCAGACGTCGCGCACGCTCGGGTGCGGGCCGTCGAAGTTGATCGCCGAAGGGCTGCCGATCATCACGTCGATCGTGCCGGGATGCACCTTGGCCCAGCCGCTGGAGGTGATCGCCTGACGGACGACCTTCTCCTTCGGATTGGCGAGGACATCGGCGACGTTCAGGCGACCGGCGACCTGGATGTCCATCCCCGTCGACACGTCGGACTGCGGGTCGAGGTCGACGACGAGGGTGCGGACACCGCGAGCGAACGCAGCGGATGCGAGCCCTAGCGTGACCGTCGTCTTGCCGACCCCGCCCTTGAGCGAACTGACGGAGAGTACGTGCACGGAGGTCTACGTTACCGTCCTCTAGGCTGTGAGCACACTCAGGCATTCCGGCGTCCAGCGATGCGCGCCCCGGTCATCCCACGTGAGGTGAGCATGTTCCGCAAGATCCTGGTCGCGAACCGAGGCGAGATCGCCATCCGCGCATTCCGCGCGGCCTTCGAACTCGGCGCACGGACCGTCGCCGTCTTCCCCTACGAGGATCGCTATTCGCTGCACCGGCTGAAGGCCGACGAGGCGTACCGCATCGGCGAGCAGGGGCATCCCGTGCGCGCCTACCTCGACGTCGACGAGATCATCCGCGTGGCGACCGAGAGCGGGGCGGATGCCATCTATCCCGGCTACGGCTTCCTCTCGGAGAACCCCGAGCTCGCGGCAAAGGCGGCCGCGGCCGGCATCACGTTCATCGGCCCGCCGGCCGAAGTGCTCGAGATGGCCGGCAACAAGGTCACCGCCAAGCACCACGCGGTCGCCGCCGGCGTGCCCGTGCTGCGTTCCACCGAGGCATCCGACGACGTCGACGCGCTGCTCGCCGAGGCCGAGGAGATCGGCTTCCCCATCTTCGTCAAGGCCGTCGCCGGCGGCGGCGGGCGCGGGATGCGACGAGTCGAGAAGCCGGAGGAGCTCGCCCCCGCCATGGCCGAGGCGATGCGCGAGGCCGAGAGCGCGTTCGGTGACGCTCGGGTGTTCCTCGAGCAGGCCGTGCAGCGGCCCCGCCACATCGAGGTGCAGATCCTGGCAGACAAGGCCGGCCACACCGTGCACCTGTTCGAGCGGGACTGCTCGGTGCAGCGACGCCACCAGAAGGTCATCGAGATCGCGCCGGCGCCGAACCTCGACGAGGACGTGCGCCAGTCGCTGCACCGATACGCCGTGGCGTTCGCCGAGTCGATCGGCTATCAGAATGCCGGAACGGTCGAGTTCCTGCTCGAGACGGCGGGGCCCCGCACCGGCGAGGTCGTCTTCATCGAGATGAACCCGCGCATCCAGGTCGAGCACACGGTCACCGAAGAGGTGACCGACGTCGACCTCGTGCAGGCGCAGATGCGCATCGCGGCGGGGGAGACCCTCGACGAGCTCGGCCTGCGTCAGGAGGACATCCGCCTGCGCGGCGCCGCGCTGCAGTGCCGCATCACCACCGAGGATCCGTCGCAGGGCTTCCGGCCCGACACTGGCAAGATCACCACGTATCGCTCGCCGGGCGGCGCCGGCATCCGCCTGGATGGCGGCACCACCGCCGCAGGCTCCCAGATCAGCCCGCACTTCGACTCCATGCTCGCCAAGCTCACGTGTCGCGGCCGCGACTTCGAAGCCGCGGTCCTGCGCTCCCGCCGCGCGCTGGCCGAGTTCCGCATTCGCGGGGTGTCCACCAACATCCCGTTCCTGCAGTCGGTTCTCGAAGACCCCGCGTTCGTCGCCGGCGACCTCTCGACGTCGTTCATCGACGAGCGGCCGCACCTGGCCAAGGGGAGGGAGTCCAAGGACCGCGGGTCGAAGATCCTGGGGTGGCTCGCCGACGTCACCGTCAACCGCCCCAACGGCGCCAACCCGGTCACGGTCGATCCGGCATCCAAGCTCCCGGCGCTCGACCTCACCACGCCCGCTCCCGATGGCTCGCGCCAGCGGCTGCTCGAACTCGGCCCCGCCGGTTTCGCGAAGGCGCTGCGCGAGCAGACGGCCCTCGCCGTCACCGAGACGACGTTCCGCGACGCCCACCAGTCGCTGCTGGCCACCCGGGTGCGCACGAAGGACCTCGTCACCGCCGCACCGTACGTCGCCCGGCTCACCCCGCAACTGCTGTCGATGGAGGCCTGGGGCGGCGCCACCTACGACGTGGCGCTGCGCTTCCTCGGCGAGGACCCGTGGGAGCGCCTCGACGCTCTCCGCACCGCCCTTCCGAATGTGGCGATCCAGATGCTGCTGCGCGGGCGCAACACCGTCGGCTACACCCCGTACCCCACCGCCGTCACCGACGCCTTCGTGCATGAGGCCGCGGCATCCGGTGTGGACATCTTCCGCATCTTCGACGCCCTCAACGACGTGTCGCAGATGCGTCCGGCCATCGACGCGGTGCTCGCCACCGACAGCGCTGTCGCCGAGGTCGCCCTCTGCTACACCGGTGACCTGCTCAACCCCGGCGAGGACCTCTACACGCTCGACTACTACCTGCGCCTGGCCGAGCAGATGGTGGATGCCGGCGCACACATCCTGGCGATCAAGGACATGGCGGGGTTGCTTCGTCCCGCCGCCGCCGCGCGTCTTGTGTCGGCGCTGCGCGAGCGGTTCGACCAGCCGGTGCACGTGCACACGCACGACACCGCCGGAGGTCAGCTCGCCACCCTGCTCGCGGCCAGTGCCGCCGGCGCGGATGCCGTCGACGCCGCCGCCGCGCCGATGTCGGGCACCACGAGCCAGCCTTCGCTGTCGGCGCTGGTCGCCGCGCTTGCGAACACCGAACGCGACACCGGACTGGACCTGTCCGCGGTGAGTGACCTCGAGCCCTATTGGGAGGCGGTCCGCGCCCTGTACCGTCCGTTCGAGTCCGGCCTGCCCGGGCCCACGGGACGGGTCTACCGGCACGAGATCCCGGGCGGTCAACTGTCGAACCTGCGCCAGCAGGCGATCGCGCTGGGGCTGGCCGACGATTTCGAGCTCATCGAGGACATGTACGCCGCGGCAGACGCCATCCTCGGCCGTATCCCGAAGGTGACCCCGTCGTCGAAGGTGGTCGGCGACCTCGCGCTGCACCTCGCAGCCGTCAAAGCGGACCCAGCCGACTTCGAGGCGAACCCGCAGAAGTACGACGTGCCCGACTCGGTCGTCGGCTTCATGGCGGGGGAGCTCGGCGAGCTGCCGGGCGGATGGCCGGAGCCCTTCCGTACAAAGGTGCTGCAGGGGCGCGAGGTCAAGATCGGGGTGACGGAGCTGGCTGCCGACGACGCCGCCGCGCTCGAGGACGATGCGGCCACGCGCCGCCGCACCCTCAACCGGCTGCTCTTCCCGGGGCCGACGCGCGCTTTCCAGGAGGTTCGGGACACGTACGGCGACCTCAGCGCGCTCGACACGGTCGACTACCTGTACGGGCTGGCGTCCGGCACGGAGCACGTCGTGGAGATCGAGCGGGGCGTGCAGCTGTACGTCGGCCTCGAGGCCATCGGCGAGGCCGATGACAAGGGCATGCGCACGGTCATGACGACCCTCAACGGCCAGCTGCGGCCGGTGTTCGTGCGAGACCGCGGGATCGACGTCGCACACCGCCAGGCCGAGAAGGCCGACACCTCCAAGCCCGGCCAGGTGGCAGCCCCGTTCTCGGGTGTCGTGACGGTCAAGGTGCAGGAGGGCGACACGGTCACCGCAGGTCAGCCGATCGCGTCGATCGAGGCCATGAAGATGGAAGCGGCGATCACCTCCCCGGTCGACGGGGTCATCGAGCGGCTGGCGCTGTCGGGGACCCAGCAGGTGGAGGCCGGAGACCTTTTGGCCGTCGTCCGCCCCTCCGAGTAGCCTGTCAGGGCGGGCGCAGCTGGCCCGAACCCTACTTGGAGTGAGCTGTGACGCCCGAGCGCAACGACCCGACCCACGACGAAGAGCCCGAGAACGGCGTCCTCGCCGACGGCGCGAACCTGGACACCACCGGTATCGGAGTCCTCGGCGCCGCCACGGCCCGGGTCGACGTCGTGCTGCCCTCGACCGACGATGACGATGACGACGACGAGGCCGTCGACGACGGCGTCGTGATCGATGAGAGCTTCGTTCCCATCGGGTTCGCCCCGGCCACCGACCCCGCCACCGGCAACGTCGACATCGTCGCCGCAGAGGACGTCACGGTCGACGATGAGACCGGGGAGCTGCACCGCTCGGCATTCCAGGAGCTCGCTGACGACGAGGAGTTCGCCGACGAGGTCGTCGCGCCGTCGACGGCCGTCAGCGCGGCGGAGGTGGATGCCGCGGCGTCTGCTGCCGCCACGGGCGCCGTCGACGCACCCACGTCCGGTCCCGTCACCGGCTCTGCGTCCGCTGTCGACGCGGTCACTCCGTCCGGTGTCGTCGCGACATCGGCGTCCGCGTCGACTGCCGCAGCCCGGCGTGCGCGCGCCATGGACGAGGCGCACCCGCGCACGGCCGAGCGCATGCGTGCGCGCAGCGCGGAGCTCGCGCCCCGCCGCCTCGGCGAGATCGAGCCCGGTCGCGAGTCCGCCGAGCTGCTCACCGCTGACCGTCTGCTCGACCCGCACCACGTGGTCAGGCCCGAACCGGAAGGCACCTGGCAGCACCTCTTGTACTCCCTGTCTCGCCATCGCATCAACCTCGGTGACGGTCGCCGCGCGCGCGAGCGCAAAGAGCTGGACCGCCGCATCGCCGCGACGCTCACCGGCAACGCGAAGTTCGTCCCGGTGCTCTCCCGCAAGGGCGGCGTCGGCAAGACCACCATCACAACGCTGCTGGGCATGGCCCTCGCTGACGCCCGCGACGACCGCATCATCGCCGTCGACGCCAACCCCGACCGGGGCACGCTGGCCGACCGGATCGGTCACCCCAGCGGAAAGACGGTGCGCGATCTGGTGCGCCGCCGCGGGGAGATCTCGGGCTACCACGATCTGTCGGACATCGTGGTGCGCGACGAGACCCGGCTCGACGTGCTGGCATCCGACACCGACCCGCACGTCTCGGAAGCCTTCAACGACGAGGATTACAACGACGTCGCGCAGTTCGCTGCCCACTACTACTCGGTCGTGCTCACCGACACCGGCACCGGCATCGTCCACTCCGTCATGGGGGCGACTCTGGAGCTGGCCGACGCGATCATCGTGGTGACGGGTCTCAGCGTCGACGAGGCGCGCCTGGCATCCGAGACGCTCACATGGCTCGAAGCCAACGGCCACGCCGACAAGGCCCGCAACGCCGTGGTGGTGCTCAACGCGAGCCGCCCGGGAGCTCCGCTCGTGCGTCCCGCAGAGCTCGAAGCCCACTTCCGCTCGCGCGTGCGCTCCGTCGTGCACGTGCCGTACGACCCGCACATCGCCGCCGGAAGTGCCATCTCGTTCCGCGAGCTGCACCCGACCACGCGCACGGCGGCGCGTGAGCTGGCAGCCACCGTCATCGAGGGCCTGCGCGACCTCGCGCCCGCTGTCTGATGGCCGTCCGCGACATCCGCCTGTTCGGCGACCCCGTGCTGCGGTCGGCGTGCGCACCGATCCACGACATCGACGACGGCGTGCGTGCACTCGTCCGGGACCTGCTCGACACCGTCGCGCTCCCCGGCCGTGCCGGCGTCGCCGCGAATCAGATCGGCGTGGGCCTGCGCGCCTTCAGCTACAACATCGACGGCGACATCGGCTACATCCTCAATCCCCGGCTGGTGGAGGTCTCGGGCGAGGCGGTGCCGATGGGCGAGGGATGCCTGTCGGTCCCCGGCCTGTGGCATGACGCCGTCCGGCATCCGCACGCCAAGGTCATCGGGATCGACCTCGACGGGAACGAGGTCGTGCTCGAAGGCGACGGCCTGCTCGCGCAGGCGCTGCAGCACGAGACGGACCACCTCGACGGCATGCTCTACCTCGATCGGCTCACGCCCGAAGAGCGCCGTGCGGCCATGCGCGAGGTGCGCGAGTCCAGCTGGTTCTGACGCCCACCGCGTGCTGCGGGCAACAGCGGCACCACGCAAGAAGGCCCGGGGATCGATTCCCCGGGCCTTCTTCGTCAGCGGTGGAGCCGTCAGCCGCCGAGAGCGACGTTGGTCGTTGTCACCGGAACGGCGTACAGGTCCTCGATGTGCGAGGCGAAGTCCGCCAGGATCACGTTGCGCTTGATCGACATCTTCGGCGTCAGGTGACCGCTGGCCTCGGTCCACTCGCTGTCGAGGATGCTGAACTTGCGCACGGACTCCGCGCGCGACACGTGCGAGTTGGCGGTGTCGATCGCCTTCTGCACCTCGGCGCGCACCTTCGGGTCCTTCGCCGCGGTGGCGAGCGTCATGCCGGCGTCCATGCCGTTGTTCGCGAGCCATGTCGGCAGCATCTCGGAGTCGAGCGTCACGAGGGCGCCGATGAACGGCTTCTGATCGCCGACGACGACGACCTGGCCCACGATCGGGTTCGCCCGGATCGGGTCCTCGAGTGCGGCCGGGGCGACGTTCTTGCCGCCCGCGGTGACGAGGATCTCCTTCTTGCGGCCCGTGATCGTGAGGAAGCCCTCCTCGTCGAAGGAGCCGATGTCGCCGGTCTTGAACCAGCCGTCGTGGAACGCCTCGGCCGTGGCCTCGGGGTTGCGCCAGTACTCCTTGAAGACGTTGATGCCGCGCACCTCGATCTCGTTGTCCTCGCCGAGCCGCACGCCCACACCCGGAAGGACCGGGCCCACCGTGCCGATCTTCGACTTGGTGGCGAGGTTCACCGTCGCCGGCGCCGTGGTCTCGGTGAGGCCGTAGCCCTCGAGGATCGTCACACCCAGGCTGTGGAAGAAGTGTCCCAGACGCGGGCCGAGCGGTGCCGACCCCGACACGGCGTACTTGACGCGGCCACCCATGGCGTCGCGCAGCTTGCCGTAGACCAGCTTGTCGAACAGGCGGAACTTCAGCGCGAGACCCAGCGGGATCTTCTTGCCGTCCTGCAGCAGGGTGGAGTGCTCCACCGCGGCGTGGGCGGCGGCGCGGAAGATCTTGCCCTTTCCGCCCGCTTCGGCCTTCTGCTCGGCGGAGTTGTACACCTTCTCGAACACGCGCGGCACGGCCAGCAGGTACGACGGCTTGAAGCTGCCGAGGGCCTTCAGCAGCTGGCGCGTGTCGGGCTCGTGGCCCGTCTTCACACCCGCGTGGACGTTCAGGATCGAGATGAACCGTGCGAACACGTGGGCCGTCGTGATGAACAGCAGCGTCGACGCGCCCGGCTCGGCGACGACCTCGCTGAGCGCCTTGGCGGAGTTTCGGCAGAGCTCGACGAAGTTGCTGTGCGTGAGCACGCAGCCCTTGGGGCGACCCGTTGATCCGGAGGTGTAGATCAGCGTGGCGATGTCCGCGCCGACGGCGAGGTTGCGACGACGCTCGATCTCTTCGTCCGAGACCGATGCGCCCGCGGCGCGGAGGGTGTCGAGGTCACCGGCTTCCATCGTCCACGTGTCGCGGATGAGCGGAAGCTCGTCGCGGACCTCCGCCAGGCGGGCGGCGTGGTCGGTGGATTCGACGATGCAGGCGATGGCGCCGGAGTCGGTGAGGTTCCACTGGATCTGCGCGGCCGAGCTGGTCTCGTAGATCGGTACCATGACAGCGCCGGCATAGAAGATCGCGAAGTCGACGAGCGACCATTCGTAGGTGGTGCGTGCGAGGAAGCCGACCTTGTCTCCGGGCTCGATGCCGGCGGACACCAGGCCCTTGGCAAGGCGGATGACCTCCTTCTCGAACGCGGCGGCGGTGATGTCGCGCCAGCCGTCTCCGTCGGGAACGGCGAACAGTGCCAGGTCGGGGGTGCTTTTCACCCGATCGGCGAGCAGATCACTGATGTTTCCCTGCGGATCAGCGGGGACGATCGCGGGAACTTCGAATTGGACCACGGCAACTCCTTCGGTACCGAACGAAAATCGGGTTATTGCGCCGAAACCGAGTGTAACGTCATGCGCGTCGCGCTCCGGGTGACTTGTGCGGCGGCGCAGTAGACTTCAAGACGCCCTGCGCACCGGCAGCGGCGGGAAGAAGGATGCCGCGTGCTCAAGGTCGGGATCGACATCGGCGGGACGAAGATCGCCGGAGGCGTCGTGGACGACGCCGGCAACGTCGTCGAGAAACTGCGAGTCGACACACCCGTCGACACCGAGTCGCTGGCGAATGCCGTGGCCGACATGGCCCGCCATTTCGCGCAGTCCTACGAGGTGGCAGCCGTCGGGGTGGCCGCCGCGGGCTTCATCGACAAGACGCGGTCGGTCGTCTATCACGCGCCCAACATCGCGTGGCGCAACGAGCCGCTGCGCGCGGACCTGGAACGGCGCATCGGCCGCCCCGTCACGATCGAGAACGACGCGAACGCTGCGGGATGGGGCGAGTACCGCTTCGGCGCAGGCCGGGGCGTGGGCGACATGGTCATGCTGACGCTCGGCACCGGTGTGGGCGGCGCCATCGTGTCGCGCGGTGAGCTCGCCTACGGCGGCCACGGCATCGGCGGCGAGCTCGGCCACATGCGGTTCATGCGCGACGGGCGCCTGTGCGGCTGCGGCCAGAACGGCTGTCTCGAGCAGTACGCCTCGGGGCGCGCGCTGCAGCGGGAGGCGAACGAGATCGCCGACACCGACGCCGGCGGCATGGGCGCCGCCCTCGCGCAGATTCGCGAAGAGAACGGCACGCTCGCCGGTCCCGCCATCTCGCGCCTCGTGCTCGCCGACGACCCCGGCGCGGTCGAGGCGCTGCGCAGAGTCGCCACTGCTCTCGGCGAAGCCTGCGGCGGCATCCAGGCGGTGCTCGACCCCGAGGTCTTCGTGATCGGCGGGGGAGTGGCGCAGCTGGGCGAGACGCTCCTCGAGCCGGTGCGCCTGGCGTACGAGACATCGCTTCCCGGCTACGGCGAGCGACCCGTCGCCGACTTCGTCATCGCGCAGCTGGGCAACGACGCCGGTCTCATCGGGGTCGCCGACCTCGCGGGCAGGAGCGCGTAGCGGTGTTCTACTGGCTCATGAAGTACATCGTGATCGGACCGGTCGTCAAAGCGATCTTCCGACCGTGGATCGTGGGCCGGGCCAACATCCCCCGTGAGGGTGCGGCGATCCTCGCCAGCAATCACCTGTCGGTGAGCGACTCGGTCTTCCTCCCTCTCATGATCGACCGGCCGATGTCGTTCCTGGCCAAGAGCGACTACTTCACCGGCAAGGGGGTCAAAGGGTGGGCGACCCGCATGTTCATGAAGGCCACCGGTCAGATCCCCATCGACCGCACCGGCGGCAAGGCCTCGGAGGCGTCGCTCAACACCGGCCTGCAGGTGCTCGGCCGCGGTGACCTGCTCGGCATCTACCCGGAGGGCACGCGCAGCCCCGATGGCAAGCTGTATCGCGGCCGTACCGGCATCGCGCGCATGGCGCTGGAAGCACGTGTGCCAGTCATCCCCGTGGTGATGGTCGACACCGATGCCGTCATGCCGATCGGCCGCACGATCCCGCGCGTCGGCCGTGTCGGGATGGTCATCGGGGAGCCGCTGGACTTCTCGCGCTACCGGGGGATGGAGAGCGACCGCTACGTGCTGCGGTCGGTGACCGACGAGATCATGGTCGCGCTGCAGCGCCTGGGCGAGCAGCGCTACGACGACGTGTACGCGTCGACGGTCAAGAGCCGCGCGGGCTCGGCGCGCTGACGGGGCCTCGCGGCGTTGTCACATGGCGCTGTCACACGGCGCTGGCGTCCGTGGCGCGTCGATAGACTGGCCTGATGCTCCCGCAGACCGACCCCCTCGACGCCTGGCGCGCCTTGCCGATCAAGCAGCAGCCTCTCTGGACGGACCCGGATGCCGTGGCCGCCGTCTCGAGCGAGATCGCGACGCTGCCCCCGCTGGTGTTCGCCGGTGAGGTCGACAACCTGCGTGAGCGGCTGGCCCGCGCCGCCTCTGGCAACGCGTTCCTGCTGCAGGGCGGGGACTGCGCCGAGACGTTCGCCGGCGCCACCGCCGAGCAGATCCGCAACCGCATCAAGACCGTGCTGCAGATGGCGGTCGTGCTGACGTACGGCGCCTCGATGCCGGTCGTGAAGATGGGGCGCATGGCGGGGCAGTTCGCCAAGCCGCGCTCGAGCGACACCGAGACCCGCGGCGACGTGACGCTGCCTGCCTACCGCGGCGACATCGTCAACGGCTTCGACTTCACCGCCGGGTCGCGTCAGCCCGACCCCGCGCGGCTGCTGAAGGGCTACCACACCGCGGCATCCACCCTGAACCTCATCCGTGCGTTCACGCAGGGCGGGTTCGCGGACCTGCGCGAGGTGCACAGCTGGAACAAGGGCTTCTCGTCGAACCCGGCGAATCAGCGGTATGAGCGCCTGGCGACCGACATCGACCGGGCCATCAAGTTCATGGAGGCGGCCGGAGCCGACTTCGACGAACTGCGGCGCGTGGAGTTCTACACCGGCCACGAAGGCCTGCTGATGGACTACGAGCGCCCCATGACGCGCATCGACTCGCGCACCGGGACGCCGTACAACACCTCGGCCCACTTCCTGTGGATCGGGGAGCGCACGCGCGACCTCGACGGCGCGCACGTCGACTACTTCTCCCGCATCCGCAACCCCATCGGGGTCAAGCTCGGCCCCACGACCTCGACGGACACGGCGCTGAAGCTCATCGACAAGCTCGACCCCGAGCGGGAGCCCGGGCGCCTGACGTTCATCACGCGCATGGGTGCGGGCAAGATCCGCGACGCGCTGCCGCCGCTGCTGGAGGCCGTGAAGGACTCCGGCGCGACACCGCTGTGGGTGACCGACCCGATGCACGGCA contains:
- a CDS encoding pyruvate carboxylase; the protein is MFRKILVANRGEIAIRAFRAAFELGARTVAVFPYEDRYSLHRLKADEAYRIGEQGHPVRAYLDVDEIIRVATESGADAIYPGYGFLSENPELAAKAAAAGITFIGPPAEVLEMAGNKVTAKHHAVAAGVPVLRSTEASDDVDALLAEAEEIGFPIFVKAVAGGGGRGMRRVEKPEELAPAMAEAMREAESAFGDARVFLEQAVQRPRHIEVQILADKAGHTVHLFERDCSVQRRHQKVIEIAPAPNLDEDVRQSLHRYAVAFAESIGYQNAGTVEFLLETAGPRTGEVVFIEMNPRIQVEHTVTEEVTDVDLVQAQMRIAAGETLDELGLRQEDIRLRGAALQCRITTEDPSQGFRPDTGKITTYRSPGGAGIRLDGGTTAAGSQISPHFDSMLAKLTCRGRDFEAAVLRSRRALAEFRIRGVSTNIPFLQSVLEDPAFVAGDLSTSFIDERPHLAKGRESKDRGSKILGWLADVTVNRPNGANPVTVDPASKLPALDLTTPAPDGSRQRLLELGPAGFAKALREQTALAVTETTFRDAHQSLLATRVRTKDLVTAAPYVARLTPQLLSMEAWGGATYDVALRFLGEDPWERLDALRTALPNVAIQMLLRGRNTVGYTPYPTAVTDAFVHEAAASGVDIFRIFDALNDVSQMRPAIDAVLATDSAVAEVALCYTGDLLNPGEDLYTLDYYLRLAEQMVDAGAHILAIKDMAGLLRPAAAARLVSALRERFDQPVHVHTHDTAGGQLATLLAASAAGADAVDAAAAPMSGTTSQPSLSALVAALANTERDTGLDLSAVSDLEPYWEAVRALYRPFESGLPGPTGRVYRHEIPGGQLSNLRQQAIALGLADDFELIEDMYAAADAILGRIPKVTPSSKVVGDLALHLAAVKADPADFEANPQKYDVPDSVVGFMAGELGELPGGWPEPFRTKVLQGREVKIGVTELAADDAAALEDDAATRRRTLNRLLFPGPTRAFQEVRDTYGDLSALDTVDYLYGLASGTEHVVEIERGVQLYVGLEAIGEADDKGMRTVMTTLNGQLRPVFVRDRGIDVAHRQAEKADTSKPGQVAAPFSGVVTVKVQEGDTVTAGQPIASIEAMKMEAAITSPVDGVIERLALSGTQQVEAGDLLAVVRPSE
- a CDS encoding MinD/ParA family protein produces the protein MTPERNDPTHDEEPENGVLADGANLDTTGIGVLGAATARVDVVLPSTDDDDDDDEAVDDGVVIDESFVPIGFAPATDPATGNVDIVAAEDVTVDDETGELHRSAFQELADDEEFADEVVAPSTAVSAAEVDAAASAAATGAVDAPTSGPVTGSASAVDAVTPSGVVATSASASTAAARRARAMDEAHPRTAERMRARSAELAPRRLGEIEPGRESAELLTADRLLDPHHVVRPEPEGTWQHLLYSLSRHRINLGDGRRARERKELDRRIAATLTGNAKFVPVLSRKGGVGKTTITTLLGMALADARDDRIIAVDANPDRGTLADRIGHPSGKTVRDLVRRRGEISGYHDLSDIVVRDETRLDVLASDTDPHVSEAFNDEDYNDVAQFAAHYYSVVLTDTGTGIVHSVMGATLELADAIIVVTGLSVDEARLASETLTWLEANGHADKARNAVVVLNASRPGAPLVRPAELEAHFRSRVRSVVHVPYDPHIAAGSAISFRELHPTTRTAARELAATVIEGLRDLAPAV
- the def gene encoding peptide deformylase, encoding MAVRDIRLFGDPVLRSACAPIHDIDDGVRALVRDLLDTVALPGRAGVAANQIGVGLRAFSYNIDGDIGYILNPRLVEVSGEAVPMGEGCLSVPGLWHDAVRHPHAKVIGIDLDGNEVVLEGDGLLAQALQHETDHLDGMLYLDRLTPEERRAAMREVRESSWF
- a CDS encoding AMP-dependent synthetase/ligase; this translates as MVQFEVPAIVPADPQGNISDLLADRVKSTPDLALFAVPDGDGWRDITAAAFEKEVIRLAKGLVSAGIEPGDKVGFLARTTYEWSLVDFAIFYAGAVMVPIYETSSAAQIQWNLTDSGAIACIVESTDHAARLAEVRDELPLIRDTWTMEAGDLDTLRAAGASVSDEEIERRRNLAVGADIATLIYTSGSTGRPKGCVLTHSNFVELCRNSAKALSEVVAEPGASTLLFITTAHVFARFISILNVHAGVKTGHEPDTRQLLKALGSFKPSYLLAVPRVFEKVYNSAEQKAEAGGKGKIFRAAAHAAVEHSTLLQDGKKIPLGLALKFRLFDKLVYGKLRDAMGGRVKYAVSGSAPLGPRLGHFFHSLGVTILEGYGLTETTAPATVNLATKSKIGTVGPVLPGVGVRLGEDNEIEVRGINVFKEYWRNPEATAEAFHDGWFKTGDIGSFDEEGFLTITGRKKEILVTAGGKNVAPAALEDPIRANPIVGQVVVVGDQKPFIGALVTLDSEMLPTWLANNGMDAGMTLATAAKDPKVRAEVQKAIDTANSHVSRAESVRKFSILDSEWTEASGHLTPKMSIKRNVILADFASHIEDLYAVPVTTTNVALGG
- a CDS encoding ROK family glucokinase; the protein is MLKVGIDIGGTKIAGGVVDDAGNVVEKLRVDTPVDTESLANAVADMARHFAQSYEVAAVGVAAAGFIDKTRSVVYHAPNIAWRNEPLRADLERRIGRPVTIENDANAAGWGEYRFGAGRGVGDMVMLTLGTGVGGAIVSRGELAYGGHGIGGELGHMRFMRDGRLCGCGQNGCLEQYASGRALQREANEIADTDAGGMGAALAQIREENGTLAGPAISRLVLADDPGAVEALRRVATALGEACGGIQAVLDPEVFVIGGGVAQLGETLLEPVRLAYETSLPGYGERPVADFVIAQLGNDAGLIGVADLAGRSA
- a CDS encoding lysophospholipid acyltransferase family protein, with amino-acid sequence MFYWLMKYIVIGPVVKAIFRPWIVGRANIPREGAAILASNHLSVSDSVFLPLMIDRPMSFLAKSDYFTGKGVKGWATRMFMKATGQIPIDRTGGKASEASLNTGLQVLGRGDLLGIYPEGTRSPDGKLYRGRTGIARMALEARVPVIPVVMVDTDAVMPIGRTIPRVGRVGMVIGEPLDFSRYRGMESDRYVLRSVTDEIMVALQRLGEQRYDDVYASTVKSRAGSAR
- a CDS encoding class II 3-deoxy-7-phosphoheptulonate synthase; translated protein: MLPQTDPLDAWRALPIKQQPLWTDPDAVAAVSSEIATLPPLVFAGEVDNLRERLARAASGNAFLLQGGDCAETFAGATAEQIRNRIKTVLQMAVVLTYGASMPVVKMGRMAGQFAKPRSSDTETRGDVTLPAYRGDIVNGFDFTAGSRQPDPARLLKGYHTAASTLNLIRAFTQGGFADLREVHSWNKGFSSNPANQRYERLATDIDRAIKFMEAAGADFDELRRVEFYTGHEGLLMDYERPMTRIDSRTGTPYNTSAHFLWIGERTRDLDGAHVDYFSRIRNPIGVKLGPTTSTDTALKLIDKLDPEREPGRLTFITRMGAGKIRDALPPLLEAVKDSGATPLWVTDPMHGNGITTPTGYKTRRFDDVVDEVRGFFEAHRAVGTFPGGIHVELTGDDVTECLGGSEMIDEATLATRYESLCDPRLNHMQSLELAFLVAEELEKR